The nucleotide sequence GGCTGTCCTGCCGCGGAACGACGTTCGGGGAGGTCTCCTTCCGCGGCGCCACGCTGCGGGAGCCGAGCAGCTTCGACCGGGCCGCGTTCACCGGCAGCGCCAGCTTCCGGGAGGCGGTGTTCCTGGGCGGGCTGTCCATGGAGCACGCCAGCTTCGCGGCGTACGCGGGTTTCCGCCGGGCGCGGTTCGCCGACCTGGCGCTGTTCCGCTGGACCGAGTTCGTGGCGGAGGCCTGGTTCGAGGGGGCCCGCTTCGAGGGCGCCGCCAACTTCGGCCGGGCCGTGTTCCACGGCCCGGCCGGCTTCGAGGGAGCGGCATTCGCCCGCCGGCCGCTGGTCGACCAGGCCCGCGCGTCGACGAAGGTGACCCACGTCTGGCCGCCCGGCACGACCGTCGGCCGGCGCGACGACGGGTGGCTCGTCCTCACCGACCCCTGACCACCGGCACCGCTCAGCTTCCGAGCGCCTGGACCTTGGCGATCGTCTCCTGCACGTGCTGCCGGGCCGGCTCCCCGCCCTGCGCGGCCTGGGTGAGCGCCTGCCGGTAGGCGTCGATCATGTTGAGCAACGGTCCCGCCGCCACGCCCTCCAGCGCGCCGGCCACCAGCGCCCGCGCCTCGGCGGCGTCCTGCGCTGCGGCGGCCGTCCGGGCCTTCGCCTCGTCCAGCTTCCGGGCCGCCGCCGCCAGCCTCGCCATGATGTCCGCTGCGCTCACGCGCCCTCCCCTGTCACCCGCACCGCTAGCACCACAGAGGAGCCTACGAGAGCAGGCCGCGATCGTCCTCCGGACGTCTGCCGGCCGGCGCAGCGGTCAGCTGCCTGATGTCGTGCACGTACTGTCACGAGGGTTCCGGCCCCGGCCGGCACCCTCTTCCGCCTTTGCTCTGCAGCCACGGACGCATCGCTTGCTCAACGTAGTCGTGCCGCCGGACCGCGATGCGGAGGGCCGGAGAAGAACGGCAGCTCAAGCCGGCGATGCGTGGATGGCTGCAGAGCAAAGGCGCGGAGCTGGTTCCAGGCCCCCTCGCCGGGGCCGTCACGGTGTGTGAATCGGCGGTCCCGGCACGGACAGTGACCTCCCTGCGCGCCGGCGAGCCCTCGCGTCGGCGGGCGCCTCCGCGCCGCCTCCTGATCAGGTCAGCAGCCGGAAGACGACCAGATAGACGCAGAACAGCGACGGCGCGACCAGCGCGCAGATCACGAAGCCGAGCGGCACGTACCGCCCCGGCGGCGTCTCACCCCCGAGCACCGGGCGGCCCCACCGCCCGAGCACCAGGTGCCCGGCCAGGAAGGACAGCAGCGGGACGCCGGCGCACGACACGGCGGCCACCAGGTCGAGCCCGGTCGCTGGCAGCGGCGAGCCGATCAGCGCCACCAGCATGAGCAGGGAGCCGGCCAGCGCGCAGGCCGCGTAGACGGCCACCGCCCGGGCCGGCGCCGACCAGGTGGGCAGCAGCACGGGCCGCCGCGCCAGGGCCTCGGCCAGCTCCCCGTGCCGGTCGGCCTCGTCGGCCAGCCGCCCGGCCGCGGCCAGCTCGGCCGCCGGGTCACCCACCCGCGGACCGGGCACGGTCCCCTCGGGATACGCCCCGACCCCCGGCCGCCCCGGCGCGGCGGCTGCGCCGCCGGTCACCCCGCCCCCGGTTCCGGGCGCCTGCGCCCCGCCCGACACGGGCGTGACCGGTCCGGCAGCCGACGCGGTCAGCCCCGACGCAGGGGCCGCCGTTTGCAAGCCAGGGGCCGCGGATCCGGCCGCACCTGTGGCAGGCCCCGCGGAAGGCTGGGCCGGTACCGCCGCCGGCGGGGCGCCCAACGGGATCGCCTGCGCGTCCGGGCTCTCGGCCGGCACGGAGCGCATGGGCAGGTTGATGGCCTGGCCGAGCTGGTCGAGGCGCTGCCCCTGGGCGGCGAGCCGCCGGCCGAGCTGGTCCACGGTGGACTGGAGAGCCCGCCGGCGTTCCGCCTCGGCGGCGACCGCCCGCTCGCCGCCCCGCTGCCGCGTGGAGAGCTCGCGGAGCAGGGCCGCGTACTCGTCGAACCCCGTCACGACTCCTCCCCGTCGGCGGCGAAGGGCACGACCAGGGCGGTGCGGTGCTCGTGCCGGTCGACGAGCAGCGCCCGGCCGTCGCGCGGGGCGTAGCCGAGGTCGTGCACGCCCAGGTGCAGCCCGAGGTCGGCGGCGGGCACGTTGAGCGCCACGAGGCAGGCCACGTCGTCGCGGTTCTGGCTGCCGCCGAGGTCCTCGGCGAGCCGGCGCAGCCCGCGCCACCAGCCGAGCAGGTGCACCCCGTGCGCGGGGCCCTGGCGCAGCACCGCCCGCAGGTCGTCGTGCCCGGACCGGAAGGTCTCCGGGTCGGTCGCGGCGAGCGCCCCGGCCGCGGCGTCCATCCCGAACACCACAAGGTAGGTCCGGCCGCTGGGAACTGCCCCAGCGGCCAGGTCGGCCAGGTGGGTGCGCAGGGCCGCGGCGTCGAGGCGGCGGACCGGGTGGCCGGCGGCGGCGAGGGTCATGGCGAGGTCGTCGGCGCGGTCGGTGGTGCCCGGCGCCAGGGGTGCGAGCAGGAAGCGGGCCGTGCCGGGGGCGTGCTGCCGGGCCAGGCTGAGGGCCGTCGACCGGAGCACGTCGACGCCGCTCGTGGCGGTGCCCACCACGGCCAGGTGCCGGCCGGGGCTCGCGTCGAGGCGGAACCCGGCCGGGCTGCCGGCCACGTCGACGGTGCGCCCGACGAGGGCGAGCGGCGGCTCGTCGCCGGGAGACAGGGCGAGCCAGGTCGGGTCGTCGGCGAGCCGGGGGGTCTCGTAGCCGCGGAAGACCGCGGGTGGGCGGGCACCGGCGGGCCGGGCGGCGAACAGCTCGTGGCGCAGGGCGGCGAGCTCGGCCGCGGCGGCGTGCGCGTCGGGGAAGTGGACCTCGGTGTCGGCGCCGGCCGTGCCTCCGGCGGTGTTGACCACCGCCGTGCCCACGGTCAGCGTCTTCGCGGCGTCGTTGAGCGGGTCGAGGACGCCGCCGCCACCGGGCAGCGCGACCCGGAGCGGGAACTGGCCGAAGATCGCCTCGGCCCGGCCGTAGAGGGCCTCGATGCCGGTGGTGCTCTGGCTGGCCAGCACCAGGTGCAGGCCGTACGAGCGGCCCTTGCGGGCCAGTTCCTCGATGAGGTCGACGGCCTGCCGGGCGAGCGGGTCGTTGCCGGCGAACAGCACGTGGAACTCGTCGACCACGGTGACGATCCGGGGCGGCCGGGCGTTCGGCGGCAGGTCGGCCAGCTTGCTGACGCCGTGCCGCTTGAGCAGGTCGGCCCGGCGGCCCAGCTCGGCGCGCAGCTCACGCAGCACGGCCACGCCGTACTCGCGGTCGGACTCGATGCCGACCGCCCGGGCGTGCGGCAGCCAGGACGGGTCCCGGTCGGTGGGCACGAACTCGGTGAAGCTGACCCCCTCCTTGAAGTCGAGGAGGAAGAGCTGGAGTTCGGCCGGCGAGTAGCGGGCGGCCAGCCCGTAGAGCACGTCGAGCAGGAACACCGTCTTGCCGGCGCCGGTGCGACCGCCGACCAGCCAGTGCGGGGTGGCGTCGTCGAACGCCACGGTGACCGGTTCCCGGGCGCGGCCGAGCACCGTGCGCAACCCGGTGGCGGACGACTCGGCCCAGCGCCGCGCGGGCAGCAGGTCGGCGAAGCTCACCGTGGTGGCCCGCCGGACGGCCTCGCCGAGCCGCCGGGCCAGCCCCGTCACGGCGGCGTGGGACGGGTCGCCGTCGAGCAGCACCGGGGCGGCCAGGCCGCTGCCGTCGGCGCTGAACGGGCGGCCGGGCGGGTCGCCCACGAGGGCGTACCGCTCGTTGAGCCGGAGCTGCGTGGTGGCGCCCAGCGGCGGGGCCTCGCCCGGCCCGGCGGGCGGGTGGCCGGCCAGCAGCACGCAGACCGCCGCGGCCGGCCCGGCGTGGGTGAGCGCGGCCAGCCGGGCCAGCTCGCGCGGCGGCGGGGCGGACGCGGCGACGACCAGCAGCAGCTCCCGGTCCTCGGGCGCGGCCCCCAGGGCGGTCCGGGCGTGCCGTTCCGCGGCGTCGAGCAGGGCGGTCGTCTCCGCCACGGTGGTGGCGGCGGGGGCGAGCACGCCGGCGTCGAGCAGGGGGCGCAGCGGCAGGAAGGCGGCACCGAACGCGGCCGGGTCGATGCCGGCCACCCGGACCGTGCCGGCCGGCGCGGCAGCGAGGAGCCGCACCACCACGGCCCGCAGCAGCTCGCCGACCCGGGGGTCCCGGGCGTCGGCGTCGATCGCGAGGTGCGCGCCCGCACCCAGCGGCACCAGCACCGGGAACCCGCCGTCCACGGTGGTCGCCTCGCCGAGGCGTACCGGAACGGGGTGGGTGGCGGCGCGGGCGGTGCCGGGCACGGGGGCGGCCAGCTCGCCGCCGAGCCGGGCCAGCCGGGCGACCAGCTCGGGGCTGCCGACGGGCGCCGGGCCGGCGGCCGCCAGGGCCCGCCGGGCCACCTCCCAGCGGCGCAGGGCCTGCCGGTGCAGGGCGACCGCCTGCCGGTACGCCGTCGCGAGCCTGCCCACCGTCCGCCCTCCGACGCCGCCGTACCGATCGAAGGGAACCCTAACGGACGCGCGGCGGCCGGGCACAGTGCGCGGCGCGCACCCGACGTTGGCCCACTGTTCATCCCGCGGTGGTCGTTCCCGCCGGACGCCGTTCCCCCGGCCGCATTTGCCTGTGCCGTGAGCAACGCTCTGAACAGGAAGGCGACGACGTGACCTCCTCCCCCATCTCCCGGCGGGCCGTGCTGCACGGTGGCGCGGCCGCCGGTCTCGGCATCGTGGTGGCCGGCAGCCTGGACGCCATCGCCGGCCCGGCCGCGGCCCGGGCCGCGACCCGCACGGCGGTCGGCTACGGCGACCTCGTGCCGGACCCGGCCGGTCTGCTTGCGCTGCCTCCGGGCTTCTCCTACACCATCGTGGCCCAGGCAGGCGTGACCCTGCTGGAGTCGGGCCAGGCCACCCCGAGCGACGCGGACGGCACCGGCTGCTTCCGCTCGCCCAACGGGTCGGTGCTGGTGAACAACCACGAGATCGGCGGCAGCGAGCCGTTCCCGGTGCCGGCGCTGGCCGGCCTGACCTACGACCCGGGCGCCCGCGGCGGCACCACCACCATCGAGGTGGACGGGCGGGGCCGGCGGCTGCGCGAGTACGTCAGCGTGGCCGGCACGCACAACAACTGCGCCGGCGGCATCACCCCGTGGGGCACCTGGCTGACCTGCGAGGAGACCGAGCAGAAGGCCGGCGGGCAGTACCTGAAGGACCACGGGTACGTGTTCGAGGTGGACCCGCACGACCGGGCCGCCAACCAGAACCCGGTGGCGCTGAAGTTCCTCGGCCGCTACTCGCACGAGGCCGTGGCCGTGGACCCCTACACCCACGCCATCTACCTCACCGAGGACGCGGGAGGCCCGAACGGCCTCTACTTCCGCTGGACCCCGCCGGCCGGCTTCCGGGCCGGCAAGGGTGCGCTGCGCGCGCTCGCCCAGCGGCCGGACGGTGACACCGCCGGCAGCCTCCAGGCGATGAGCTGCTTCCGGGGCAGCCAGCACGTGGCCGACCTGTCCGAGGCCACCACGCCGGGCACCCGCTACAAGGTGCAGTGGGTGGACGTGCCGGACCGGGACGCCAAGACGGTCTCCGTGCGCAAGCAGTTCACCGACGACGAGGTGACCCGCAGCCGCAAGCTGGAGGGCGCCTGGTGGGCCGACGGTGGCGCGTACTTCGTAGCCAGCTTCGCCCGGCACGACGACGGCAGCGTCAACGAGCACGACGGCCAGGTGTGGTTCTACGACCCGCGCACCGAGACGGTGACGCTGAAGACCATCTTCGGCGTGAACACCGACCCGGACGCCGACAACGGCAACTTCGACGGGCCGGACAACATCACCGTCTCCCCGTACGGCGGGGTGATCCTGGCCGAGGACGGCGAGGGCGTGTCGCACCTGGTCGGCGTGACCGAGCAGGGCAAGGCGTACCCGCTGGCCCGCAACGAGCTCAACGACAGTGAGTTCACCGGCCCGACGTTCAGCGCGGACGGGAAGATCCTGTTCGCCAACATCCAGTCCCCGGGCTACGTCTTCGCGATCACCGGCCCGTGGGGCCGGCCGAGCAACGCGGACACCGACGCGTCCTGACGCCGACGGTGACGGCCGGCGGCCCCTTCGGGGGTCGCCGGCCGTTCCGTTGTCAGCGAGCTGCGGCGGGGTGGCGCAGGCCGTCCAGGGCGATGGTCAGGACG is from Micromonospora terminaliae and encodes:
- a CDS encoding DUF6244 family protein; translated protein: MSAADIMARLAAAARKLDEAKARTAAAAQDAAEARALVAGALEGVAAGPLLNMIDAYRQALTQAAQGGEPARQHVQETIAKVQALGS
- a CDS encoding FtsK/SpoIIIE domain-containing protein is translated as MGRLATAYRQAVALHRQALRRWEVARRALAAAGPAPVGSPELVARLARLGGELAAPVPGTARAATHPVPVRLGEATTVDGGFPVLVPLGAGAHLAIDADARDPRVGELLRAVVVRLLAAAPAGTVRVAGIDPAAFGAAFLPLRPLLDAGVLAPAATTVAETTALLDAAERHARTALGAAPEDRELLLVVAASAPPPRELARLAALTHAGPAAAVCVLLAGHPPAGPGEAPPLGATTQLRLNERYALVGDPPGRPFSADGSGLAAPVLLDGDPSHAAVTGLARRLGEAVRRATTVSFADLLPARRWAESSATGLRTVLGRAREPVTVAFDDATPHWLVGGRTGAGKTVFLLDVLYGLAARYSPAELQLFLLDFKEGVSFTEFVPTDRDPSWLPHARAVGIESDREYGVAVLRELRAELGRRADLLKRHGVSKLADLPPNARPPRIVTVVDEFHVLFAGNDPLARQAVDLIEELARKGRSYGLHLVLASQSTTGIEALYGRAEAIFGQFPLRVALPGGGGVLDPLNDAAKTLTVGTAVVNTAGGTAGADTEVHFPDAHAAAAELAALRHELFAARPAGARPPAVFRGYETPRLADDPTWLALSPGDEPPLALVGRTVDVAGSPAGFRLDASPGRHLAVVGTATSGVDVLRSTALSLARQHAPGTARFLLAPLAPGTTDRADDLAMTLAAAGHPVRRLDAAALRTHLADLAAGAVPSGRTYLVVFGMDAAAGALAATDPETFRSGHDDLRAVLRQGPAHGVHLLGWWRGLRRLAEDLGGSQNRDDVACLVALNVPAADLGLHLGVHDLGYAPRDGRALLVDRHEHRTALVVPFAADGEES
- a CDS encoding alkaline phosphatase PhoX, whose translation is MTSSPISRRAVLHGGAAAGLGIVVAGSLDAIAGPAAARAATRTAVGYGDLVPDPAGLLALPPGFSYTIVAQAGVTLLESGQATPSDADGTGCFRSPNGSVLVNNHEIGGSEPFPVPALAGLTYDPGARGGTTTIEVDGRGRRLREYVSVAGTHNNCAGGITPWGTWLTCEETEQKAGGQYLKDHGYVFEVDPHDRAANQNPVALKFLGRYSHEAVAVDPYTHAIYLTEDAGGPNGLYFRWTPPAGFRAGKGALRALAQRPDGDTAGSLQAMSCFRGSQHVADLSEATTPGTRYKVQWVDVPDRDAKTVSVRKQFTDDEVTRSRKLEGAWWADGGAYFVASFARHDDGSVNEHDGQVWFYDPRTETVTLKTIFGVNTDPDADNGNFDGPDNITVSPYGGVILAEDGEGVSHLVGVTEQGKAYPLARNELNDSEFTGPTFSADGKILFANIQSPGYVFAITGPWGRPSNADTDAS